The Ornithinimicrobium faecis region CCACGGGTGATGACCTCGCCGACCTCGCCGGGGGCCACGCGTCGACCGTCCTCGTCCACGACGGCCAGCTCCACCCCGAGGGCCGGTCGTCCGGCGCTGGTGAGCAGCTCGGGCTCCCCCGCCAGCCCGCGGGCGTGGTCGGCGGCATCGAGGACGGTGACCGGCGGGATGGCCTCGACGAGCCCGTAGTACTGCACCAGGTGCGGCGTCAGCTCGTCGTGGGCGCGGCGCATCTGCTCCGGTGGCATCGGGGCGCCGGCATAGCCGAGCATCTTCAGCCCGGCCAGGTCCTCGCGGGTGGCCCCGGCGCTGAGCAACCGGGCCACCATCGTCGGCACGAGCGCCGTGTGGGTCGCACCGCGCTCACCGACGGCCTCCAGGAAGGTCTGCGGGTCCCAGCTCGGAAGCACGATCTGGCGTGCTCCGGCGACCAGGAAGGGCAGCACGAAGAGCCCCGAGGTGTGCGTGACCGGCCCGGCGTGCACATAGCAGTCGTCGGGGCCGGGCAGCCCGCCCAGCACGTCGAAGGTCATGTTGACCACCGAGGACACCCAGTTGCGGTGGGTGCGCTGGGCGCCCTTGGGGTGCCCGGTGGTGCCCGAGGAGTAGTGCAGCCCGCACAGGTCGTCGGGGTCGCGGGACGGCAGGACGGTGCTCTGCGCCTGCTCGGCGAGCTGGTCGAGGGAGGTCTCGGGGCCGTCGCCGACCACCACGACGTGCTCGACCTGACCGCGGACCGCGGCGATGCCGTCGGCGAACTGCTCGTGATAGATCAGACCGCGGGCCCTGCAGTCGGTCGCGATCCGCTCCCAGTCGCTGGGGTGCAGCCGATAGTTCAGGGCGACGCGCACGAGCCCGGCGGCGCGGATGGCCAGGTCGGTCTCGACGTATGCCGTGCTGTTGCTCTGCAGGTCAAGGACCCGGTCGCCGGGGCGCAGGCCGAGCGCGAGCAGTCCCGAGGCGAGCCGGGTGACGCGGTCAGCCAACTCGGCGAAGGTGCGCCGGTCGCCGGCGTCCGTCCCCTCCACGGCGATGCGGTCGCCGAAGCGGTGGCCGGCTCGGGTGACGAGCGTGCCGATGTCCATCTGGTCAGTCTCCTTCAGGGTCGGGAGGGCTGTCGGGAGTCGCGGGGGCCGCGTCGGGCAGGGCGAGGGCTGCGTCGAGGATCCGGCAGCCCCGTCCGTCGGCCAGCACCGTGATCGGGTTAAGGTCCAGCTCGGCGCCCTCGGGCAGGGCTGCTGCCAGGTCGGCGATGCCGAGGACCGCGTCGACCAGGGCCCCACGGTCCGCCGGTCCCTGCCCGCGCACGCCGCCCAGGAGTCGACCCAACCGCGTGTCGTCGAGCATCTCCTCGACGTCGGCCCGCTCGACCGGCAGCAGGCGCAGCGCCACGTCGGCCACGATCTCGGTGAGCACGCCCCCGACGCCGACGGTGATGATGCGTCCGAGCGGGGTGTCGGTGCTGCCGACCAGCGCCTCGACACCGCCGGGGACCATCTCCTCCATCAGCACCTGCCCACCCATCGCGGCGAGCTGGTCGTGGACCTCCGCGGCCCGCTCCGGGGTGACGTCGAGGATCACGCCACCGGCGTCGGACTTGTGGAGCAGCCCCGGCACGACCGCCTTGGCCACCGCCCGCCCGCCGGCCTCCTGCACCGCTGCCACGGCGTCGTCTGCGCCGGTCACGATCCGGCCGACCGGCACGGGCAACCCGGCCTCACGCAGCAGCGCCTTGAGGGCGTGCTCGTCGGTCGCGCCCTCGCTGAGGGAGGACCAGTCCGTCCTGGTGCTGGGGGTGTCCGGCCTCGCAGCCGGGCTGGCCCCTGTGGTCTTCTCCCGCACGGGCGGCGCGGCGAACTGCGCGAGGGCGGCGAGGGCCCGGACGGCTCGGGCCGGTGTCTGATAGACCGGCAGACCGGCCGCCCGCATCGTCGCGGCCGCGGTCGGAGCGAGGTGATCTGCGCCGGTGCGCACGGCGATGACGGGGACACCGGTGCGCTCCCGCACCTGTGACAGCGCCGTCACCACGGCGTCCACGTCCGAGCCGGTGAGCACGCAGAAGCAGGCCACGATCGCGTCGACCCCGTCGTCGCCCGCGATGGCGCCCAGGGCGTCATCGAACAGGGCCGGGTTGCTCATCACCGAGGCGGTCACGTCGACCGGGTTCGCCGTCGACCCATAGGCCGGGACGATGTCATCAAGGGTCGTCAGCGTCTGCTCGGACAGCTCCGCCAGACGCAACCCGTGCGCCTCGATGGCGTCAGCAGCCAGGATGCCGGACCCACCGGAGGTGGTGACGATCGCGACCCGTCGGATCGTGTGCCCGCGGACCGTCCTGGCCAGGTCCATCACGTCCCCGACGTCGAGCAACTCGTCGACGTCGTCCACGCGCACCACGCCGATCTGGCGGAGCGCAGCGTCGACCACGGCGTCATGGGCGGCGAGGGCCCCGGTGTGCGAGGCGGCCGCCCTGGCCCCGGCGTCCGAACGACCGGCCTTGAGCAACGCGACGGGCGTTCCGCCAGCCACCACGTCGGCGAGCGGGGCCAGGTCACCCAGCGACTCGGCATACGCCAGCAGTCCGGCGCAGCCGGGCTCTTGTGCCAGCTCCGCGAGCACCTCGGTGGCGCTGATGTCGGCCTCGTTGCCGGTGTTGACGACCCAGCCGAGCCCGAGGCCGCGCTCGAAGGCGAGGGACACGGCGCCATAGCCCAGCGCACCGCTCTGACTGACGAAGCCGAGGCTGCCGGGCACCAGCTGCGTGTGCTCGCCCGCAAAGAGGGGGCTGAACGAGCTGACCTGGCCGGTCGTCGTGCCCACGGTGCCGATGCAGTTGGGCCCAAGGACCCGGACCCCGAGCTCGCGCGCGGTGGCGACCAGCTCGTCCTGCAGCGCGGCACCATCCTCGCCGACCTCGGCGAAGCCGCTGGAGCACACCACGACCACCGGCACCCCTGCGGCAGCACAGTCCCGCACCGCCGAGATGACCCGGTCGGCAGCAACCATCACCATCGCCAGGTCCACCGGCCCGGGCACGTCGGCCACGGAGGCGTGGGACGGCAGGCCGGCCACCGGTGCCCCGTCCGGGCGGACGGGATAGATGGGGCCGGCATAGCCATAACGCTGGAGGAACTGCACTGGCAGCCGACCGATCGCCCCGGCCCGGTCGCTGGCGCCGATGACGGCGATCCCGCGGGCGTCCCAGAGTGGTCGCAGGCTCACTGGGCCCAGCGTGCTCACGCCTCCGGCCTCCATCGCGCGTGCCGGGTGCCCTGAGCGCCCTCGCGGACCAGCTGCAGCCGCGGCTTGGGCTCCTCGCTGCGACCGCCCTGGGGCTTGCGCCGACCCGCGCGCCACGGCAGCGGCCAGATCGCACCGGGTCCGTCATAGTCCTGCTCGACGGCGGCGTGCAGTGTCCAGTTCGGGTCGTAGAGGTGGGCGCGCCCGACGGCGCACAGGTCGGCCCGACCGGCCAGCACGATCGAGTTGACGTCATCCCAGGAGGAGATGATGCCGACCGCGATGGTCGGGATGCCGACCCGGTTGCGGATCGCATCCGCGAAGGGGGTCTGATAGGACCGCCCGAAGGCGGGCGTCTCGTCGGGGGTCACCTGCCCGGTCGAGACATCGATGGCCGCAGCACCCGCCTCCTGGAAGGCACGGGCGATCTCGACCGCGTCATCGACGTCGATGCCGCCCTCGACCCAGTCGGTCGCCGAGATCCGCACGGTCATCGGGCGGCCGGTCGGCCACACCTCGCGCATCGCCTCGAACACCTCGAGCGGATAACGCAGGCGCCCGGCGAGATCCCCGCCGTAGGCGTCTGTTCGCTGGTTGGTGACCGGGGAGATGAAGGAGGAGAGCAGATAACCGTGGCCGGCGTGCATCTCCAGCACGTCGAAGCCTGCCTCGGCGCCGAGCCTGGCGGCCGTGACGAACTCCTGCTTGACCTGGCTCAGGTCCTCCTCGCTCATCTCGCGCGGGACCTGGTTGACGCCGGGTTGGTAGGCCAACGGGGACGGCGCCATCACCGGCCAGTTGCCGCCCTCGAGCGGTTCGTCGATGCCGTCCCACATCAGCTTGGTCGAGCCCTTGCGGCCGGAGTGACCGACCTGCAGGCCGATCTTGGCCGCGCTCAGCCCGTGCACGGCCTCGACGATGTGGCGCCATCCGTCGGCCTGCTCCTGGCTCCAGATGCCGGCGCACCCGGGTGTGATCCGGCCCTCGGGTGAGACGCAGACCATCTCGGTCATCACCAGGCCTGCTCCGCCCATGGCCTTGCCGCCGAGATGGATCATCCGGAAGTCGGTGGGCATGCCGTCATCGGTCGAGACATACATGTCCATCGGTGAGACCACGACCCGGTTGGTCAGCTCGAGCTCACCGAGGCGGAACGGCTGGAACATCGGCGGGGTGTCCGGGCGGCCGCCGGGCGTGGCGGCGGTGAACCACTCCTCGATCCGTGCGGCGAACTCGGGGTCGCGCACCTTGAGGTTGTCGTGGGTGACCCGCCGACTGCGGGTCATGATGTTGAACGCAAACTGCTCGGGGTCCTGGCCGCGATACTGCCCCAGGTTCTCGAACCACTCCAGGGAGGCCTGGGCCGCGCGCTGGGTGGACTGCACGACGGGCTTGCGCTCCTCCTCGTAGGCACTCAGTGCCGTGTCGAGGTCGGGGTGCTCGTGCAGGCAAGCAGCGAGGGCCAGCGAGTCCTCCATCGCCAGCTTGGTCCCGGAGCCGATGGAGAAGTGGGCCGTGTGCGCCGAGTCTCCGAGGATGACGATGTTGCCCCGCTCCCCGGCGCGCCAGGTCTCGTTGCGGATCGTGGCGAAGGAGATCCAGCGCGAGTTGTTGGCCATCACCTCGTGGCCCTCGAAGATGTCCGAGCAGAGCTCGCGGACCCTCTTGATCGCCTCCTCGTCGCTCTCCCCGGGTGCCCACTCGCGGCCCTCCGAGGCGTCGAACCCGGCGGCCCGCCAGACGTCCTCGTGCATCTCCAGGATGAACGTCGAGCCGGTGGCGTCGAAGGGATAACCGTGCACCTGCATCACCCCGTGCGGAGTGTCCAGGATGTAGAACTTGAAGGCCTCGAAGACCTTGCTGGTGCCCAGCCACATGTATTTGCACTGGCGCTCATCGACGGTGGGGCGGAAGGTGTCGGCATAGCGCCGGCGGACGGCCGAGTTCAGGCCGTCCGAGGCCAGCACCAGGTCGTAGTCCGCTGCGAGCGTCTCGACATCCGGGGCCTCGGTGCGGAAGTGCAGGGTGATCTCGAGCTCCCGGCAGCGTTGCTGCAGGATCTCCAGCAGCCGCTTGCGGGACATCGCCGCAAAACCGTGCCCACCGGAGGTCAGGACCTGCCCGTCGACGTGCACGTCGATGTCATCCCAGCGGGCAAACTCTCGCTCCATCATCTGAAAGACCCACGGGTCGGCGTGCTCGATGCCGCCGAGGGTCTCGTCGGAGAAGACGACACCGAACCCGAAGGTGTCATCTGGTGCGTTGCGCTCCCACACGGTGATCTCGTGCGTGGGGTCCAGCGCCTTGGTCAGGGCCGCGAAATAGAGGCCGCCGGGCCCCCCACCGATGACTGCGATCCGCATCCGGCGACTCCTTCGTCATTGTCGTGCCTGCCGTCGACACATTATGTTGATTCTAGGACGGTCGTCAACAACACGAAATGAGGATGGCATGGTTGCCGAGGGTCAGTTCACCGGTCGGGTCGTTGTGGTCACCGGCGGGGCGGGTGGCATCGGAAGAGCGGTCTGCGAGGGGTTTGCCGCGGAGGGCGCCTCGGTCGCCGTCGTCGATGTCCAGGGCACGCAGGAGGCCGCGACAGCGTTGGCCGAGCAGCACGGGGTCCCGACGAGGGGCTACGAGCTCGACGTCAGCGACCGCGCCGCCGTGGGTGTCGTGATGGACGCCGTCGTCGCCGACCTGGGGAGCCTGGACATCCTGGTCACCCTGGCCGGCGGCTCCCTCGGGACCCCAAAGGTGTTGGAGGACATCGAGGCTGAGCATGTCGACCTCGTGGTGGACGTCAACGTCAAGGGCACCTTCTATTGCGCCCAGGCAGCACTCGTTCGTATGCCGCAGGACGGCTCGATCGTGACCGTCTCCTCGATCGGTGGTCGGCAGCCCTCCCCCGTCACCGGGGTGCCCTATGCCGCGTCCAAGGCGGCAGTTCTCGGGCTCACCCGGCGCCTGGCCCGCGAGGTCGGCGAGCGCGGGCAGCGCGTCAACGCAGTGGCCCCGGGGCTGTTCCTCACCGGCCGGCTGCAGCAGATGTATGACGAGATGCCCGACTCCGAGCGCAACGAGGTGCTCAGCGCGATCCCGCTGGCCCGGTTCCCCGAGCTGCGCGAGATCGTCGACCCGGTGCTCTTCCTCGCCGGCCCCGGCGCGTCCTACATCACCGGTGTGGTGCTCGACGTCAACGGCGGGCGCTTCATGCCGTTGTAGGAGCGGCCCAGTCGGATGCCGAGGTCTTGCGGTGCAGGCACCAGACCAATAGCGTCACGGAAACGACCGTTCCCTGCCGACAGTTGTCGGTCCCCGTGCCGGGCCGGTCCCGGGCCAAGGAGTCTCATGTCTGTCCTGTCAGATCTCACCGCCGCACTCACCTCTGGGAGCATCGAGGTCATCGACCTCACCGCTCCCCTGAACGCGGAGACGCCCCTGTTGGAGTTGCCGCCGGAGTTCGGCCAGACGGCCGCGTTCCAGCTGGAGGAGATCAGTCGCTATGACGAGCGTGGCCCGGCCTGGTATTGGAACAACTTCCGCACCGGCGAGCACACCGGCACCCACTTCGATGCGCCGAACCACTGGGTGACTGGCAAGGACCTGGCCGACATTTCCTCGGTGCCTGTGGGTGCGTTCGTGGCGCCGGCCATCGTGTTGGACGTGACCGAGCAGGTCGCTGCCGACCCCAACTTCCTGATCGAGCGGGAGCACGTGGAGGCGTTCGCGGCCGAGCACGGCGGGCTCCCTGACGGCGGCTGGTTGCTGTGCCGCACCGGTTGGTCGGCCCGGGTCACCCAGGAAGAGATGATCAACAACACCGACACCGGGCCGACCAGCCCCGGGCTGTCGGCCGACTGTGCCAAGTGGGTCGCTGAGGAGTCACCGCTGCAGGGCATCGGTGTGGAGACTGTCGGCACCGACGCAGGGGCAGCGCACTCCTTCGACCCGGTCTTCCCGTGTCACTCGTTCCTGATGGGCAACAACAAATATGGCCTAGCCCAGCTGCAGAACCTCGATCAGCTCCCGACGACTGGCGCCGTCATCATCGCCTCACCCCTGAAGATCATTGGCGGGTCCGGCTCTCCTGCCCGCGTGGTCGCCCTCGTCGAGCGCTGAGCTGGGCTCCGATGCAGGTCGCTGAGGCCGTCGGGCGAGCTCTCGTTGCTGCCGGCGTCGACCATGTCTTTGCGGTGGTCGGGTCGGGCAACTTCCACGTCACCAACGCCATGACAGCTGCGGGGGCGACGTTCGTCGCGGCCCGTCATGAGGGTGGCGGCGCCACGATGGCCGACGCCTATGCTCGCAACTCGGGGCGCCCTGCGGTGCTCACGGTGCACCAGGGGTGCGGCCTGACCAACGCGATGACCGGCATCGCCGAGGCAGCCAAGGCCCGCACGCCGCTGATCGTGGTGGCGGCGGAGTCGACCGCGCCGCTGTCCAACTTCCATGTCGACCAGGAGGCCCTGGCCAGCTCCGTCGGTGCCGTGCCGCTCCGCATCACCGACGCCGACCTGGCCGTCGAGCAGGCCCGTGACGCCGTCGCCACCGCGGTCCACCAACGCCGCACCGTCGTGCTCAACCTGCCCCTGGAGGTGCAGTCCGCCGAGGTGCCACCACAGGTGCAGGGCCAGCTCGGGTCGGTCGAGTTGCCCTCCGCCCCAGCGCCGCTCGCTCCCTCCCCCGCCGACGTCGAGCGACTCGTCACGGCGGTGCGGGCGGCGCAGCGACCGGTGTTCGTCGCCGGACGTGGCGGGCGCAGTCCTGCCGCGCGGGACGCCCTGATCACCCTGGCTGACGCCACGGGAGCCCTGCTCGCCACCTCGGCCGTCGCCAAGGGGCTCTTCCATGATCAACCGTGGTCCCTCGACGTCTCCGGTGGCTTCTCCTCACCGCTGGCCTCAGAACTGATCAGCAGTGCCGACCTCATCATCGGCTGGGGCTGTGCCCTCAACATGTGGACGATGCGGCACGGCGCGCTGATCTCCGAGGGCACCACGGTGGTGCAGGTCGATGACACAGTGCAGGCTCTCGGGGCCCATCGCGACCTGACGTTCGGTGTGCACGGTGACGTGGCTCTGACTGCGGCAGCGGTCGATCAAGCACTGACTGCGGCAGCGGTCGATCAAGCACTGACTGCGGCAGCGGTCGATCAAGCACTGACCGTGGCAGCGGTCGATCAAGCACTGACCGTGGCAGCGGTGACCAGCGCCCTGGGTGACGCGGGTGCGGGAGGCGAGGCCTCGGCATACGGTCTGCGCACTGAGGAGACCCGAGACCGACTGGCCACCTCGCTGGCCTGGCGTGACGTGCCCTTCGAGGACACCACGACGAGCGACCGGATCGACCCACGCACCCTGACCATCGCCCTGGACGACCTGTTGCCCACCGAGCGCGTGGTGAGCATCGACTCGGGCAACTTCATGGGCTATCCGAGCATGTTCCTGTCCGTGCCCGACGAGCAGGGCTTCTGTTTCACCCAGTCGTTCCAGGCCATTGGTCTCGGACTGGCCACCGCCATCGGAGCCGCTCTCTCCCAACCGGATCGGCTGCCGGTGGCCGCCCTCGGCGATGGCGGGGCGCTGATGGGTGCCGCAGAGTTCGACACGGTCCGCCGGCTCGGCCTGCCGATGGTGGTGATCGTCTACAACGACGATGCCTATGGCGCCGAGGTGCACCACTTCGCCGGTGCCGATCACCCGATGGACACCGTCACCTTCCCCGACACCGACATCGCTGCCGTCGCCCGAGGCTATGGCTTCACCGGCGTCACAGTGCGCGGCGTCGACGATCTGGCGCCGGTGCGCGCCTGGCTCGACGGTCCCCGCGACACTCCCCTGCTGATCGACGCCAAGGTCGTCGCTGACGAGCCCTCCTGGTGGCTCGAGGAAGCCTTCCGCGGCCACTGACCGACGGTGTCGCCAACCCTTAGCTGACGACCGGAGCGCCTAAGGCGAGGTCGAAGCCGGCACCGTTGCGTGCCAGCCCCATCAGCAGGAGTCCGGCCGACTCGAGGATCGGGGCCGCCTGCAGCCCTCCCACGTCGAGGGTCCGCAGTTCCAGACTCTCCAGGAACTCCGCGAGAGTCGCCTTTGCCTCAGCGCTGTCGCCCGCGATGAACGCGTCCTGCGGGGTGCCCTTTGCAAGCACGTGGCCAAAGATCGTGTTCAGCGCCTTCACGATGTGGGCACTCTCGGGTGCCGCTGCCGTGATCTCATGAGCCGCCGAGCTGCCGGTGGTGGTCACCAGTCCGCTCGCATCGGCGTTGAACGGGTTGGTGATGTCGACGAGGATCTTGCCCGCCAGCGAATCGCCATAGCCCGCGACCACTGAGACCACGTCGTCGTACCGGACGGCCACGAAGACGATGTCGCCCTGTGGCGTTGCCCCAGGCGTGCCGACGGTTGCCGCCCTGCCGATCTGGTCGGCGACTGCCTGAGTTTTGGCGGCGTTGCGGCCCAAGAGTTCGACGGTGTGGCCGCGCTTCGCTGCCCTGGCGCCGATGGCAGTGGCCATGTTGCCCGAACCGATGATGCTGATGGTGCTCATGATGGTGCTCCTCTGCGGTGGTGTGGGCGGGTGTCGCTATCAGGCACTCGTCGCTGTCATAGTCACAACCGGAGGACCCCCTCATTCTATTCCGGAGGGGTGCCTCAATTTATGGTCATTGACTGTAGGCTGGAGGAGTGCGCCAGACCGACATCGAGCAGCTAGACCGGCCTCTGCGCCGCGATGCTCGGGAGAGTCGCGAAAAGCTGATCGCCGCGGCACAGGCCGAGTTCGCCGCCGAGGGCGCGGATGCCTCCCTGGAGAAGGTCGCACGCATCGCTGGCGTCTCGATCGGCACCCTGTACCGACACTTCCCCACGCGTATGGACCTCCTCATGGCCGCCCTCAGGCCTCGGCTACAGGAGTTCATCGACGGGGCCGATAGGGCCATGAGGATGGACGATCCGTGGGAAGGGTTCGTCGCCTACTTGGAGAACCTGTTCGCCGTGCAGGCGGGAGACCGAGGCTTCAACGACTTCCTTTCCCGCCGATTCCCGGGCAATGCCGAGACAGAGCGCATCCACGATGCGCTGTGCCAACAGATCGAGGACGTTCTCACCCGAGCTCAGGAAGCTGGAAAGGCTCGCCCTGACATCACCCAGGGAGACATCGTCAACCTGATCTGGTCCAATGGCCCGATCATCGACGCCACCAGCGCTAAGGCACCGGCGGCCTGGCGACGCCAGCTCTACCTCATGCTCGACGCCTACCGGGCCGAGCGAGCGCACCCGATCCCCGAACCGCCCATGACGGACGAGCAGCTCTACGACGCCATGGTCCATCTCAGCAAGGTGAAGTAGGACTCGGACAACCTTGCCGATTTGGACCACACCTTCTGCCGTTTCGATTATTTCGGATAGGCTGGTTGCCGGGAGTAGGGAGCGACGTGAACACGAAGAAATCAGGTGCGCAGGCCAGCGGTAAGACGCAAAAGCCTGCCGCCCGGGCGAAGTCAGTGTCCAGGCCCGCCCGGATGAAGACCATCGACCTGGAAACAGTGCTCTCCGCGGACCGCGTGACCATTTCCCGGGGTCGGGAGCGCGTCGAACTGCCTGGCGACGTGGTCAGCGCTCTCCGCCAGTACGCCACCGAGCTCGCACGCGGAGGCAGGCCCCGGCTGGTCGCCATCACCGAAGACAAGGCCACCCTGTCCAGCCAGCAGGCCGCCGACCTGCTGAACGTCTCCAGACCTTTCGTTGTCAAGCTCGCCCGCACCGGACAACTCAGACACACCAAGACCGGCAACAGGCACCGGTTCGCGTTGGCGGACGTCCTTGAGCACGACGCGCGGGTGCGACGAGAGCGAGACGACGCGCTCAGCGAGATCGTCCCAGCAGACGGCTACGACGAAAGCGACTTCTGAACGTGGCGGAGTCCCGGGGAAGG contains the following coding sequences:
- a CDS encoding AMP-binding protein encodes the protein MDIGTLVTRAGHRFGDRIAVEGTDAGDRRTFAELADRVTRLASGLLALGLRPGDRVLDLQSNSTAYVETDLAIRAAGLVRVALNYRLHPSDWERIATDCRARGLIYHEQFADGIAAVRGQVEHVVVVGDGPETSLDQLAEQAQSTVLPSRDPDDLCGLHYSSGTTGHPKGAQRTHRNWVSSVVNMTFDVLGGLPGPDDCYVHAGPVTHTSGLFVLPFLVAGARQIVLPSWDPQTFLEAVGERGATHTALVPTMVARLLSAGATREDLAGLKMLGYAGAPMPPEQMRRAHDELTPHLVQYYGLVEAIPPVTVLDAADHARGLAGEPELLTSAGRPALGVELAVVDEDGRRVAPGEVGEVITRGDHVMASYYNAAERTDLSKAVVDGWLHTGDLGRLSEDGHLWLVDRKGDMIISGGYNIYPREVEEVIAEVPGIDEVAVLGVKDPDWGQRVVALVTTRAGSEVSTDAVREHCASRLAAYKKPKEVRVVEELPLNSTGKIAKKVLRAQLEEEHR
- a CDS encoding acetate--CoA ligase family protein, translated to MSLRPLWDARGIAVIGASDRAGAIGRLPVQFLQRYGYAGPIYPVRPDGAPVAGLPSHASVADVPGPVDLAMVMVAADRVISAVRDCAAAGVPVVVVCSSGFAEVGEDGAALQDELVATARELGVRVLGPNCIGTVGTTTGQVSSFSPLFAGEHTQLVPGSLGFVSQSGALGYGAVSLAFERGLGLGWVVNTGNEADISATEVLAELAQEPGCAGLLAYAESLGDLAPLADVVAGGTPVALLKAGRSDAGARAAASHTGALAAHDAVVDAALRQIGVVRVDDVDELLDVGDVMDLARTVRGHTIRRVAIVTTSGGSGILAADAIEAHGLRLAELSEQTLTTLDDIVPAYGSTANPVDVTASVMSNPALFDDALGAIAGDDGVDAIVACFCVLTGSDVDAVVTALSQVRERTGVPVIAVRTGADHLAPTAAATMRAAGLPVYQTPARAVRALAALAQFAAPPVREKTTGASPAARPDTPSTRTDWSSLSEGATDEHALKALLREAGLPVPVGRIVTGADDAVAAVQEAGGRAVAKAVVPGLLHKSDAGGVILDVTPERAAEVHDQLAAMGGQVLMEEMVPGGVEALVGSTDTPLGRIITVGVGGVLTEIVADVALRLLPVERADVEEMLDDTRLGRLLGGVRGQGPADRGALVDAVLGIADLAAALPEGAELDLNPITVLADGRGCRILDAALALPDAAPATPDSPPDPEGD
- a CDS encoding bifunctional salicylyl-CoA 5-hydroxylase/oxidoreductase; translation: MRIAVIGGGPGGLYFAALTKALDPTHEITVWERNAPDDTFGFGVVFSDETLGGIEHADPWVFQMMEREFARWDDIDVHVDGQVLTSGGHGFAAMSRKRLLEILQQRCRELEITLHFRTEAPDVETLAADYDLVLASDGLNSAVRRRYADTFRPTVDERQCKYMWLGTSKVFEAFKFYILDTPHGVMQVHGYPFDATGSTFILEMHEDVWRAAGFDASEGREWAPGESDEEAIKRVRELCSDIFEGHEVMANNSRWISFATIRNETWRAGERGNIVILGDSAHTAHFSIGSGTKLAMEDSLALAACLHEHPDLDTALSAYEEERKPVVQSTQRAAQASLEWFENLGQYRGQDPEQFAFNIMTRSRRVTHDNLKVRDPEFAARIEEWFTAATPGGRPDTPPMFQPFRLGELELTNRVVVSPMDMYVSTDDGMPTDFRMIHLGGKAMGGAGLVMTEMVCVSPEGRITPGCAGIWSQEQADGWRHIVEAVHGLSAAKIGLQVGHSGRKGSTKLMWDGIDEPLEGGNWPVMAPSPLAYQPGVNQVPREMSEEDLSQVKQEFVTAARLGAEAGFDVLEMHAGHGYLLSSFISPVTNQRTDAYGGDLAGRLRYPLEVFEAMREVWPTGRPMTVRISATDWVEGGIDVDDAVEIARAFQEAGAAAIDVSTGQVTPDETPAFGRSYQTPFADAIRNRVGIPTIAVGIISSWDDVNSIVLAGRADLCAVGRAHLYDPNWTLHAAVEQDYDGPGAIWPLPWRAGRRKPQGGRSEEPKPRLQLVREGAQGTRHARWRPEA
- a CDS encoding SDR family NAD(P)-dependent oxidoreductase, yielding MVAEGQFTGRVVVVTGGAGGIGRAVCEGFAAEGASVAVVDVQGTQEAATALAEQHGVPTRGYELDVSDRAAVGVVMDAVVADLGSLDILVTLAGGSLGTPKVLEDIEAEHVDLVVDVNVKGTFYCAQAALVRMPQDGSIVTVSSIGGRQPSPVTGVPYAASKAAVLGLTRRLAREVGERGQRVNAVAPGLFLTGRLQQMYDEMPDSERNEVLSAIPLARFPELREIVDPVLFLAGPGASYITGVVLDVNGGRFMPL
- a CDS encoding cyclase family protein, with amino-acid sequence MSVLSDLTAALTSGSIEVIDLTAPLNAETPLLELPPEFGQTAAFQLEEISRYDERGPAWYWNNFRTGEHTGTHFDAPNHWVTGKDLADISSVPVGAFVAPAIVLDVTEQVAADPNFLIEREHVEAFAAEHGGLPDGGWLLCRTGWSARVTQEEMINNTDTGPTSPGLSADCAKWVAEESPLQGIGVETVGTDAGAAHSFDPVFPCHSFLMGNNKYGLAQLQNLDQLPTTGAVIIASPLKIIGGSGSPARVVALVER
- a CDS encoding thiamine pyrophosphate-binding protein, encoding MQVAEAVGRALVAAGVDHVFAVVGSGNFHVTNAMTAAGATFVAARHEGGGATMADAYARNSGRPAVLTVHQGCGLTNAMTGIAEAAKARTPLIVVAAESTAPLSNFHVDQEALASSVGAVPLRITDADLAVEQARDAVATAVHQRRTVVLNLPLEVQSAEVPPQVQGQLGSVELPSAPAPLAPSPADVERLVTAVRAAQRPVFVAGRGGRSPAARDALITLADATGALLATSAVAKGLFHDQPWSLDVSGGFSSPLASELISSADLIIGWGCALNMWTMRHGALISEGTTVVQVDDTVQALGAHRDLTFGVHGDVALTAAAVDQALTAAAVDQALTAAAVDQALTVAAVDQALTVAAVTSALGDAGAGGEASAYGLRTEETRDRLATSLAWRDVPFEDTTTSDRIDPRTLTIALDDLLPTERVVSIDSGNFMGYPSMFLSVPDEQGFCFTQSFQAIGLGLATAIGAALSQPDRLPVAALGDGGALMGAAEFDTVRRLGLPMVVIVYNDDAYGAEVHHFAGADHPMDTVTFPDTDIAAVARGYGFTGVTVRGVDDLAPVRAWLDGPRDTPLLIDAKVVADEPSWWLEEAFRGH
- a CDS encoding NADPH-dependent F420 reductase, with product MSTISIIGSGNMATAIGARAAKRGHTVELLGRNAAKTQAVADQIGRAATVGTPGATPQGDIVFVAVRYDDVVSVVAGYGDSLAGKILVDITNPFNADASGLVTTTGSSAAHEITAAAPESAHIVKALNTIFGHVLAKGTPQDAFIAGDSAEAKATLAEFLESLELRTLDVGGLQAAPILESAGLLLMGLARNGAGFDLALGAPVVS
- a CDS encoding TetR/AcrR family transcriptional regulator, encoding MRQTDIEQLDRPLRRDARESREKLIAAAQAEFAAEGADASLEKVARIAGVSIGTLYRHFPTRMDLLMAALRPRLQEFIDGADRAMRMDDPWEGFVAYLENLFAVQAGDRGFNDFLSRRFPGNAETERIHDALCQQIEDVLTRAQEAGKARPDITQGDIVNLIWSNGPIIDATSAKAPAAWRRQLYLMLDAYRAERAHPIPEPPMTDEQLYDAMVHLSKVK
- a CDS encoding helix-turn-helix domain-containing protein, with protein sequence MNTKKSGAQASGKTQKPAARAKSVSRPARMKTIDLETVLSADRVTISRGRERVELPGDVVSALRQYATELARGGRPRLVAITEDKATLSSQQAADLLNVSRPFVVKLARTGQLRHTKTGNRHRFALADVLEHDARVRRERDDALSEIVPADGYDESDF